The Bradyrhizobium betae genomic interval CCGCCCCAGCGGCCAAGACGCACGCCACGATCATAAGTACGCGCGAGATCACGCCGCCTGCTTCGCTGGCCGGCGGACGGGCTTCTTGGCCAGCATGGTGCGGGCGAACTTGTCCCAGCGCGCCATGCCAGCTCGCTTCTCTGGCATGTAGTTCCAGCGGTCGTAGCTCTTGGAGCTAACGTCCTGCAGCGCATGGTTCTGAATGCGATCGCGGATTTCCTTCGGCACGCCAGCCTTGCCTGACAGCGTCTTCCACGTTCGCCGCAAGTCGCGATTGGTCACGACCGGGATGACGCCGCGGTCGCGCTGGCGCCACATAAAGGCATAGAGCGTCCCATGGCTGACGGGCTTCGATGGATCCTTCGCCGAGGGGAAGAACCACCCATGTTCGTTCGGCTTAATGGAATCGAGAAGCTCCGCCGCCAAGGACGGAACAGGGACCGCATGAGGCTTGCTGTTCTTGGTTTTTGACCAGTCGAGAATTCGTTCGCGGGAATCCCACTGATCCTTGTGAAGGCGCGCGATTTCCTCGACCCGCTGGCCCGTGAGCATCAGGATCTGAACGGCCCGCAGATAGGGCGGGTGCACCGGCACGTCGGGGCATTCGAGCCATCGCCAGAGCTGGACAAACTCATCTTCGTCCAGCCACCGGGACCCGACGACCTTAGGCTCAGTCGGGATACCTGCCGCCGGATTGTAGACCAGTCGAAATCGGCGCGGCGACGTGTTTCGATAGTCGTGCTCCGATTTCATTCCCCAGCTGTAAGCTGCGCGGATGTAGCAGCGGACGTGGTCCGCCATGGCAGGGGCCCCACGCTCAAAGATCGGGCGGAGCACCTCCGTCACCTCGTCCGGCTCGATCTCCCGGGCAAGGCGGTTGCGCCCAAGAGTGTCGGCTACCTTGTTCAGTCCTTTCTCCGTTTCCTTCCAGGACGGCTTACCTGCTTCTTTGAGCGAGGCGACGTAGGCTTCGAAAAGGTCGGCGACGGTTCCGGGCCGAGCATCGGTGACGATCTTGATGCTCCGACCCTTCTGGATCGCGTCCGCGAAGTCGCGCTTGAAAACCTCTCGGGCTGCGGCGAGCGACATCGATGGATAGTCGCCGAGTTTCGCCTTGATCCGCTTACCGTCGCGCCATTGCTGGGCCATCCATTCCGCCAGCACCCGCTTAGGCATCGGCCGCACGACGAGGACCAGGCGGCCCACGCCGCGTCCCTCGCCGTCGGCCAGGGACTTCTGCTTTCCGGTCAGTTCGACGTCCTTGATGCTGCGCCGGATCGCGCCATCGGTGAGGCTGCCCATGCTACGTCTCCCGAAAACTGAGGGCGGTAGTCAGTCGGTTATTGGGGTCGGAATGTGCTCCGATCCCCCAATTACCGCCCTCAGTTTGCCCCAGTCACCGGAAGCTTTTCAAGCCCAAAAATCGTGGTGTTTCAATGTGCTTGGGCGTGATCGAGCGTGATCGATGTGGGTCTAGTAGGATGGTTATGTACCAGGATCAGCGCGGTGGCCGATAGTTCGAGCGCGCGCTTGATCACCTCGCGCGGATAGACCGGGGTGTGGTCGACGGTGCCGGTCTGCTGCACCTCGTCGGCGATCAGCTGGTTGCGCTTGTCGAGGAACAGCAGGCGGAATTGCTCCTTGTCGGCGAAGGCCATGCTGGAGCGGCAATAGTCGATCACCTCGTTCCAGGACGATAGCGCGTTGCGGCTGTTGACCTCGCCCTTGGTCACGCGGCTCGCCGCGGCCGCGATCAGCTTGAGCTGGTTGACCGCGGCCTCGCCGACGCCCTCGACCTCGCGCAGGCGCGCGACCGGCGCATGCACGACTTCGGCGAACGACCCAAACGTCTTGATCAGCGTCTTCGCGAGCGGCTTGGTATCGCGCCGCGGCAGCGCGGGAAATAGCGCCATCTCCAGCAGCTCGTAATCGCTGAGCGCATCCGCCCCCGCGCTGTAGAAGCGCTCGCGCAGCCGCTCGCGATGGCCGTGATAGTGCGGCGTGTCTTCGGGGCTGGTTTTGTCGTGGTCTGGCTTGGCGGGCATCGGCCGTCAGCATCGCTTCAACGAACGAGTATTGCAACCATAGCAGCAGGTGATGCGGCGCGCTGGGCAGTCTGCGACAATTGTTGAGTTGCCATGAAGCTCGTTATGGTTGTATAGTACTGACTTTCTTATGGGGCATTTCCGAATGTTATTTCAATCTATTGAGCGAACCCCTGCTTCTTTAGCTTTGATGGCGTTCCTCTCGCTGGTCGGCCTGGTTCTTTCAATCAGTACCGTACGTGCCGCAGATGATTCCAATTGGGGGTGTTACGACCCTAAGCCTGGACATCCCACGGCGTCCGAACGCAGCGCCTTCGTATCCCGCCTGAGACCCGTGGCGAGGAGCCTTCAGGACGAACTCGGGGTGCCTCAGGGCGGTGTTCTTTCGATGGCGGTGCAGGAGAGCGGGTTTGGCTGGACCAGAACTGCGATCAATGCGAACAACTTGTTCGGCTGGAAGTTTAGACAATCCGCGCGAGAGGCGAATCTCGGCTCGTGGACCTTGGCCTGCCAGCCAGCGGATGATCCTGGCAAGGTCTATGCCGTCTTCCCAACCTGGGAAGATTCGATAAGATTCGTCGCAGGGCAGCTCGCTCGTGCCTCTAGGTATAAATCTGCGACCGCGGCTGCTCGCGCGGCAATTGCTGAGGGTGGCAGCGATGAAGCTGTCGCGGAGGCTTGGCTGAAGGGTATTCAGCAGGCGGGGTACAATCCCAATTCAGGGTACCCCTCGGAAGTAATGAATTCCGGACGGAAGGCAGGAGTCTTTGCAAAGTCGCAGGAGGTCAGCGCAGTGCAAGCGACGGCTGCCGCTGCTTCAGGGCAAGGGACGCCAGTGCCGTCCGAAGCCGACGTCGAGAAGGTGTTGGGATGGTTTAAAAGGGATGCATCAGGGCGCTATTGGATTGCTGGCGCTGATTGCGTGCCTCTGAAGTCGAGCGCTTGGCCCGGCTACGAGTCGCTGCCCGACGGCGCGATCCGTGCCTGCCAATATACGGTTGTGTCCTGTGCAAATCTGAAGGGGACGAACCGCGCAAGTTGTGAACATAGCCGCACTGTCGTTGGGCCAAAGAGCGCCACGGTAGTAGTACTTGAACCTACCGTCGATCGCATGGCACGTTGGATTGCAACCGCTTGCGCGGAGGCTGGTGGAAGTCGGGATAGATGCCTCCAAGCGGTCTACAGCTCGGGCGTTGAAATGAGTGGCTGGCAAATCCCTATTGCGGGCCTGGGTTACGAAGACATGGAGACTTCGCACTACGTTCAGGTCGCTTATGCGTTCCGTGATGGGCTGACGGTTCGTGCAGATTCAGTCTGCGCATGGAAGAACGGTTATCCGGGTGGGGAGGCGCCGCCATCGCCGGAACAGAACGCGGCATGTAGCAAGCCCGGCGTCCGCCCCGCCGCCGTCAGCTTTCAGGCCCGCCCGGCCCGAACGACGCGAGGCGATCTCGTCGCGTATGACAAGAAATATAACGAAATGATTCCGCCCCATCAGGCGGCTTTTCCCATTCCTGATGCAGCAGCCGATCAATGGCGCGGGGTCGTGCGTGAGGCTCTAGCGGCAGCGTACGCATCGGACCGAAACGTTTTGGTTTCGGCCAAAGCGGTCTCGCTGCGAAAGAGCAAAGCCTTTTGAGGCGGCTTCGAGGCTGTGGAAGGTTCTCGCGTCTCTATAGCCTCGAATGCAAGCTTTGGATTTCGACGCGACCGGCAATCAGCCGATCTGCTTCTCGCCGTGC includes:
- a CDS encoding glucosaminidase domain-containing protein; the encoded protein is MLFQSIERTPASLALMAFLSLVGLVLSISTVRAADDSNWGCYDPKPGHPTASERSAFVSRLRPVARSLQDELGVPQGGVLSMAVQESGFGWTRTAINANNLFGWKFRQSAREANLGSWTLACQPADDPGKVYAVFPTWEDSIRFVAGQLARASRYKSATAAARAAIAEGGSDEAVAEAWLKGIQQAGYNPNSGYPSEVMNSGRKAGVFAKSQEVSAVQATAAAASGQGTPVPSEADVEKVLGWFKRDASGRYWIAGADCVPLKSSAWPGYESLPDGAIRACQYTVVSCANLKGTNRASCEHSRTVVGPKSATVVVLEPTVDRMARWIATACAEAGGSRDRCLQAVYSSGVEMSGWQIPIAGLGYEDMETSHYVQVAYAFRDGLTVRADSVCAWKNGYPGGEAPPSPEQNAACSKPGVRPAAVSFQARPARTTRGDLVAYDKKYNEMIPPHQAAFPIPDAAADQWRGVVREALAAAYASDRNVLVSAKAVSLRKSKAF
- a CDS encoding JAB domain-containing protein; translated protein: MPAKPDHDKTSPEDTPHYHGHRERLRERFYSAGADALSDYELLEMALFPALPRRDTKPLAKTLIKTFGSFAEVVHAPVARLREVEGVGEAAVNQLKLIAAAASRVTKGEVNSRNALSSWNEVIDYCRSSMAFADKEQFRLLFLDKRNQLIADEVQQTGTVDHTPVYPREVIKRALELSATALILVHNHPTRPTSITLDHAQAH
- a CDS encoding tyrosine-type recombinase/integrase; its protein translation is MGSLTDGAIRRSIKDVELTGKQKSLADGEGRGVGRLVLVVRPMPKRVLAEWMAQQWRDGKRIKAKLGDYPSMSLAAAREVFKRDFADAIQKGRSIKIVTDARPGTVADLFEAYVASLKEAGKPSWKETEKGLNKVADTLGRNRLAREIEPDEVTEVLRPIFERGAPAMADHVRCYIRAAYSWGMKSEHDYRNTSPRRFRLVYNPAAGIPTEPKVVGSRWLDEDEFVQLWRWLECPDVPVHPPYLRAVQILMLTGQRVEEIARLHKDQWDSRERILDWSKTKNSKPHAVPVPSLAAELLDSIKPNEHGWFFPSAKDPSKPVSHGTLYAFMWRQRDRGVIPVVTNRDLRRTWKTLSGKAGVPKEIRDRIQNHALQDVSSKSYDRWNYMPEKRAGMARWDKFARTMLAKKPVRRPAKQAA